A stretch of DNA from Methanobacterium petrolearium:
GCAATGGATACGCCCAAAGATACTATGCTACCAGTGGTAGCTCATCCGGAGCAGTAATTGCAAGTAACTAAAACTATATGTGCTACATATGGGATTAAACTTAAAATTCAACAGTTCAACGCAAAACTGTTGAAACAAACCTTCTTTTTATTTTATTTAATATTTTCAGTCAAATTATCAAATCAACACTATTTTATCTTAAGAATACGTTGTCAATGCATTCAGTAAAATCGTAAAGTTAGTATTTTTCTATAAATATTGTTATGGCAAATCTTTTTTCATTTAAATCGAACTATGCTTGAGATTGTCTTTTCCAGGTTGAATATGATAACTCAGTGGGAGAATATTTACATTTTATTGGTGCAGATTCAAGTGGTGTATGTAAACCACAATATTTTTATATTTCAGCCCTAAAAAGAAATACAGTATAATGCACATCTTAGGAGGCTGATTATGAAAATAACACAAACACCTCTGGTAATTTTGAATTTTAAAACCTATCTTGAGTCCACTGGAGAAAAAGCTCTGCAGTTGACCATGGCCTTGGAACAAGTTGCTGAAGAAACTGGAGTGCAAATGGCAGCAGCACCCCAGGGAGCAGACATCTGGAGATTATCTCAGGAAGTAAAAATACCTGTTTTAGCCCAACACATTGATCCTGTGGATGTTGGAGGTCACACTGGGAGTATGTTACTGGAATGTGCAAAAGAAGCAGGAGCGTCCGGTACACTTGTAAATCATTCTGAACAGAGGATGCAACTGGCTGACATTGACATGGTGGTCAGTAAAGCCACTGCCGCTGACATGACTAGTGTGGTATGCACCAATAACATCCAGACCAGTGCAGCTGCAGCAGCACTGCAACCGGATTTTGTAGCAATAGAACCCCCTGAATTGATTGGATCAGGAATACCTGTGTCAAAAGCTGAACCAGAGATAGTAGAAGGAAGTGTGGCTGCTATTAAAGATATAAATCCTGCTGTAAGAGTTCTATGCGGTGCAGGTATTTCCACAGGAGAAGATATGAAAGCTGCCCTGGATCTGGGAAGTGAAGGAGTACTCCTTGCATCCGGAATCATACTGGCCCCTGATCCTAAAGAGGCCCTTCTTGATTTGGTAAGTAAGATATAATTTGTAGTGTATTAAAACAACATCTGTTAATTAAATAACAGGAAAGTGGTAATCAATATGGCCCCTGATTTTTACACCATTGATGACTTTGACTTGGAAGGTAAGACAGTTCTACTTAGAGTGGACATAAATTCTCCAGTTGATCCTGTAACTGGATTACTCCTGGATGACACCCGCATCAGACTGCACGCAGAAACCATTGAGGAACTAGCAGAAAAAGGTGCTAAAACGGTTTTACTTGCTCATCAAAGCCGTCCAGGTAAAAATGACTTCACCACACTCCAGCAACATGCTGAAACTCTTTCGAATCTTCTTGACAGACCAGTGGGCTATGTGGATGATATTTTCGGCAGCAATGCCAGAGAAACCATAAACGCTCTTAAGAAAGGTGAAATTCTTCTTCTGGAAAACGTACGTTTCTATTCAGAGGAAATACTCCAACGAGAACCACCACAACAGGCTGAAACACACATGGTAAGGCAGCTATCACCCTTAGCAGACATATTCATCAACGATGCCTTTGCTGCAGCCCACCGTTCCCAACCATCAATGGTAGGATTTGCTCTTAAAATGCCATCTGCAGCAGGTAGGGTGATGGAAAGAGAACTTAAATCATTATACAGTGCAGTTAGTAATGTGAAACGGCCATGTGTTTATGTTTTAGGTGGAGTAAAGGTGGATGACTCTATAATGGTCATGGAAAATGCTCTAAAATCAGGCAGTGCTGATTACATCCTCACCACCGGTTTGGTTGCCAACATATTCCTCTGGGGTGGGGGAGTGAACATACGCAATTACAACCGGAAATTCATAGAAGACAGAGATTACTGTGAATATGTTAAAAAGGCCAAAAAACTTTGTAAAAAATTCAACGACCAGATAATGGTTCCCACAGATCTTGCGGTTTGTAAGGATGATAAACGATTGGAATACCCTGTGAATAAACTTCCTAACCTGCCCATATATGATTTGGGCACTGAAACTACCACGGAATATGCTCGTATCATCAGGAAATCCCGTACTATATTTGCAAATGGACCTGCAGGTGTTTTTGAGAAGGAAG
This window harbors:
- a CDS encoding phosphoglycerate kinase — protein: MAPDFYTIDDFDLEGKTVLLRVDINSPVDPVTGLLLDDTRIRLHAETIEELAEKGAKTVLLAHQSRPGKNDFTTLQQHAETLSNLLDRPVGYVDDIFGSNARETINALKKGEILLLENVRFYSEEILQREPPQQAETHMVRQLSPLADIFINDAFAAAHRSQPSMVGFALKMPSAAGRVMERELKSLYSAVSNVKRPCVYVLGGVKVDDSIMVMENALKSGSADYILTTGLVANIFLWGGGVNIRNYNRKFIEDRDYCEYVKKAKKLCKKFNDQIMVPTDLAVCKDDKRLEYPVNKLPNLPIYDLGTETTTEYARIIRKSRTIFANGPAGVFEKEGFSQGTEDILNAISSSPGFSIIGGGHLAAAANKMGLTGISHISSGGGASINLIAGARLPAVEVLRESASRSKVKL
- the tpiA gene encoding triose-phosphate isomerase, producing MKITQTPLVILNFKTYLESTGEKALQLTMALEQVAEETGVQMAAAPQGADIWRLSQEVKIPVLAQHIDPVDVGGHTGSMLLECAKEAGASGTLVNHSEQRMQLADIDMVVSKATAADMTSVVCTNNIQTSAAAAALQPDFVAIEPPELIGSGIPVSKAEPEIVEGSVAAIKDINPAVRVLCGAGISTGEDMKAALDLGSEGVLLASGIILAPDPKEALLDLVSKI